In Campylobacter sp. 2014D-0216, the following proteins share a genomic window:
- a CDS encoding OmpA family protein, with translation MKKIISLVSLATVLFAFDASKIEITPTFNYTTPEGNLDLKNYGGVGLRFGYHYDDLWIDQAELGIEYNDNAKYNNPGDNTHTSTSVSRFYTNAIKGIDLANHVYLYGLLGAGYEYLSHGAYENKSGMFAQYGAGLKFALGEDLALRVEARDQIKFNNGEHNLISSIGLSFYFGNNIPKAPQTTSQPLVQKVQAKKIEKSCPEPRKGALLDHIGCEKTIALEGHFGFDQSNINLEFAKQIQEVGKVLEENPQYYTILEGHTDNTGPKAYNQKLSLERANAVAKELEKTGVAKEKIITKGYGYDMPKASNDTKEGRAQNRRVEAKFFIKE, from the coding sequence ATGAAGAAAATTATAAGTTTGGTAAGTTTAGCTACTGTATTGTTTGCTTTTGATGCTAGTAAAATAGAAATCACTCCAACTTTTAACTATACAACTCCAGAAGGAAATTTAGATCTTAAAAACTATGGTGGAGTGGGATTGAGATTTGGTTATCATTATGATGATTTATGGATAGATCAAGCAGAGCTTGGTATAGAATATAATGATAATGCAAAATACAACAATCCAGGTGATAATACACATACAAGTACTAGTGTATCAAGATTTTACACCAATGCAATTAAAGGTATTGATTTAGCAAATCATGTTTATTTGTATGGTTTGTTGGGTGCGGGTTATGAGTATTTGAGTCATGGGGCGTATGAAAACAAAAGTGGTATGTTTGCTCAATATGGTGCAGGTTTGAAGTTTGCACTTGGAGAGGATTTAGCTTTAAGAGTGGAAGCAAGAGATCAGATTAAATTTAACAACGGTGAGCATAATTTGATTTCTAGTATTGGTTTAAGTTTTTATTTTGGTAATAACATTCCAAAAGCACCGCAAACCACAAGTCAACCACTTGTGCAAAAAGTTCAAGCAAAAAAAATCGAAAAATCTTGTCCAGAGCCAAGAAAAGGCGCTTTGCTTGATCATATAGGATGTGAGAAAACAATAGCTCTTGAAGGACATTTTGGTTTTGATCAGAGCAATATTAATTTAGAATTTGCTAAACAAATTCAAGAAGTAGGTAAGGTTTTAGAGGAAAATCCACAATATTATACTATCTTAGAAGGACATACGGATAATACAGGCCCTAAAGCTTACAATCAAAAACTTTCCTTAGAGCGTGCAAATGCTGTAGCAAAAGAACTTGAAAAAACAGGCGTAGCTAAAGAAAAAATAATTACCAAAGGTTATGGTTATGATATGCCAAAAGCAAGTAATGATACTAAAGAAGGTCGTGCTCAAAATAGACGCGTTGAAGCAAAATTTTTCATTAAAGAGTAA
- a CDS encoding HAD family hydrolase, producing MLRKTILFDLDGTLIDSTSAILDGFDAAFRAFDQPLRDHEVVKSLIGFPLDVAFEKLGVKKEKTSEYINAYRSVYQQIYIKQTSLLTFAKKSVQEASLIADLAVVTTKSSKFSKPLLDHLGIGKYFKVIIGRDDVIHPKPHAEPILLALEKLSKDKENAFMIGDTHLDIMAAVEAGITPVAVSSGYESKESLRQFKTLLFDNTYEAIEYIKNIR from the coding sequence TTGCTAAGAAAAACAATTTTATTTGACCTAGATGGCACTTTGATAGATTCTACAAGTGCCATTTTAGATGGTTTTGATGCTGCTTTTAGAGCATTTGATCAGCCATTGAGAGATCATGAGGTCGTCAAATCATTGATAGGTTTTCCTTTAGATGTAGCTTTTGAAAAACTTGGAGTCAAAAAGGAAAAAACAAGCGAGTATATCAATGCATATAGAAGTGTATATCAGCAAATTTATATAAAACAAACATCTTTACTTACCTTTGCAAAAAAAAGTGTTCAAGAAGCAAGTTTGATTGCTGATTTAGCTGTTGTGACGACTAAAAGTTCTAAATTTTCTAAACCATTGCTAGATCATTTGGGGATAGGTAAGTATTTTAAAGTTATTATAGGTAGAGATGATGTAATTCATCCTAAACCACATGCTGAACCTATTTTATTAGCTTTGGAAAAATTATCTAAAGACAAAGAAAATGCATTTATGATTGGTGATACTCATTTGGATATTATGGCGGCTGTTGAAGCGGGTATTACACCTGTGGCAGTTAGTAGTGGTTATGAGAGTAAAGAAAGTTTGCGCCAATTTAAAACTTTATTATTTGATAATACCTATGAAGCAATAGAGTATATAAAAAATATCCGATAA
- the nifJ gene encoding pyruvate:ferredoxin (flavodoxin) oxidoreductase, producing the protein MSKIMKTMDGNEAAAYAAYAFTEVAGIYPITPSSPMADYTDIWASQGKKNLFGVPVKVVEMQSEAGAAGTVHGSLQAGALTTTYTASQGLLLKIPNMYKIAGQLLPGVIHVAARALASQALSIFGDHQDIYAARQTGFAMLCSHSVQESMDLAGVAHLAAIKGRVPFMHFFDGFRTSHEIQKIEVMDYAHFDRLLDREALLEFRNSCLNPENPKTRGTAQNDDIYFQTRELANKYYEAIPDIVNEYMQEISKITGREYKPFVYYGDKNATRIVVAMGSVTEALKEVVDYLNSKGEKVGVLKVHLYRPFSLKYLFDVMPQSVEKIAVLDRTKEPGSLGEPLYLDLKTAYYGKEKAPLIVGGRYGLSSKDVDPAQLLAVFENLNQANPKDGFTIGINDDVTFTSLPVGEKISLGDESTIECLFYGLGADGTVGANKNSIKIIGDKTDFYAQAYFAYDSKKSGGYTRSHLRFSKKPITSTYLVSTPHFVACSVAAYLEIYDVLAGIRKGGTFLLNSIWSAEETVKKIPNAVKRVLAQKEINFYIINATKLAREIGLGSRTNTIMQSAFFKLANIIPFEDAQKYMKEFAYKSYSKKGDAIVEMNYKAIDVGADGLVKVDIDPSWANLADETKEETIAYKGTEFVEKIAKPMNAAKGDDLPVSAFLGYEDGSFEHGTTEYEKRGVGVMVPRWIEANCIQCNQCASVCPHAVIRPFLINEEELNNAPEGVKEHSLNAKGVKDQKLNFKIQVSPLDCTGCELCVHECPTKEKSLVMVPLGEELDHGEQDNADYLFKKVSYKDNILNRENTKGIQFAQPLFEFHGACPGCGETPYITLITRLFGERMIIANATGCSSIYGGSAPSTPYRKSNKNGHGPAWGNSLFEDNAEFGLGMKIATETTRHKIEHIMNESMQEVPNALSALYKEWIANKEDSKISLELRDKIVPLLEENKQIKSVNDILELKSYLSKKSHWIFGGDGWAYDIGYGGLDHVLASGENVNILVLDTEVYSNTGGQSSKSSRTGSVAQFAAAGKPVQKKDLGQIAMTYGYIFVAQVNSNANYAQLLKAVMAAEAYDGPSLIIAYSPCIAHGIKGGLGNSGNQAELATKCGYWPTYIYDPRLEAEGKNPLTISSKEPDWGLYENFLMNEVRYTSLKKSNPEQAKEFFERNKADAQRRYRQLKRLASADFSNEN; encoded by the coding sequence ATGAGTAAAATAATGAAAACAATGGATGGTAACGAAGCAGCAGCATATGCTGCTTATGCGTTTACAGAGGTTGCTGGAATTTATCCTATCACTCCAAGTTCTCCTATGGCTGATTATACTGATATATGGGCTTCTCAGGGTAAAAAAAATCTTTTTGGAGTGCCGGTTAAAGTTGTAGAAATGCAAAGTGAAGCGGGTGCAGCAGGAACAGTTCATGGTTCTTTGCAAGCGGGTGCTTTAACAACTACTTACACTGCTTCTCAAGGTCTTTTATTAAAAATACCAAATATGTATAAAATAGCAGGACAGCTTTTACCTGGTGTGATCCATGTAGCAGCTAGAGCTTTGGCTTCTCAAGCGCTTTCTATTTTTGGGGATCATCAAGATATTTATGCTGCAAGACAAACAGGTTTTGCTATGCTTTGCTCACATTCTGTGCAAGAAAGTATGGATTTAGCAGGTGTAGCTCACTTAGCAGCCATTAAAGGTAGAGTGCCTTTTATGCATTTTTTTGATGGTTTTAGAACTTCTCATGAAATTCAAAAAATTGAAGTAATGGATTATGCACATTTTGATCGTTTGCTTGACCGTGAGGCTTTATTGGAGTTTAGAAATTCCTGTTTAAATCCGGAAAATCCAAAAACAAGAGGTACGGCACAAAATGATGATATTTATTTCCAAACAAGAGAATTGGCAAATAAATACTATGAAGCTATTCCTGATATTGTGAATGAATATATGCAAGAAATTTCAAAAATCACAGGAAGAGAATACAAGCCTTTTGTGTATTATGGAGATAAAAATGCAACGCGCATTGTAGTTGCAATGGGTTCGGTGACTGAAGCTTTAAAAGAAGTTGTAGATTACCTCAATAGCAAAGGTGAAAAAGTAGGAGTTTTAAAAGTCCATTTATATAGACCATTTAGTTTGAAATACTTGTTTGATGTAATGCCTCAAAGTGTTGAAAAAATAGCTGTTTTAGACAGAACTAAAGAACCAGGAAGTTTAGGTGAGCCACTTTATTTAGACTTAAAAACTGCATACTATGGTAAAGAAAAGGCACCTTTGATCGTTGGTGGTAGATATGGACTTTCTTCAAAAGATGTTGATCCTGCTCAACTTCTAGCGGTTTTTGAAAACCTAAATCAAGCTAATCCAAAAGATGGTTTTACCATAGGAATTAATGATGATGTAACTTTTACTTCATTGCCTGTGGGAGAAAAAATTTCTTTAGGTGATGAAAGCACTATAGAATGTTTATTCTATGGCCTTGGTGCTGATGGTACTGTAGGTGCAAACAAAAACTCTATTAAAATTATAGGGGATAAAACAGACTTTTATGCGCAAGCTTATTTTGCTTATGATTCTAAAAAATCAGGTGGTTACACAAGAAGTCACTTGAGATTTTCTAAAAAGCCTATTACTTCAACTTATTTAGTTTCTACTCCGCATTTTGTGGCGTGCTCTGTGGCCGCGTATTTAGAAATTTATGATGTTTTAGCTGGCATTAGAAAAGGTGGAACTTTCCTTTTAAATAGTATTTGGAGTGCAGAAGAAACTGTTAAGAAAATTCCAAATGCAGTAAAAAGAGTTTTAGCACAAAAAGAAATCAATTTTTATATCATCAATGCTACAAAATTAGCTAGAGAAATAGGTTTAGGTAGTAGAACAAATACGATCATGCAATCAGCATTTTTTAAACTAGCTAATATCATTCCTTTTGAAGATGCACAAAAATACATGAAAGAATTTGCATATAAATCGTATAGTAAAAAAGGTGATGCGATAGTTGAAATGAACTATAAAGCCATTGATGTAGGTGCAGATGGACTTGTAAAAGTTGACATTGATCCTTCTTGGGCAAATTTAGCAGATGAGACAAAAGAAGAAACCATAGCTTATAAAGGTACTGAATTTGTTGAAAAAATCGCAAAACCTATGAATGCGGCTAAAGGTGATGATTTGCCAGTTTCGGCATTTTTGGGCTATGAAGATGGTAGTTTTGAGCATGGAACTACTGAATATGAAAAAAGAGGCGTTGGGGTTATGGTGCCAAGATGGATTGAGGCTAATTGTATTCAATGTAATCAATGTGCTTCAGTGTGCCCGCATGCAGTTATTAGACCATTCTTGATTAATGAAGAAGAGTTAAATAATGCTCCAGAGGGTGTAAAAGAGCATAGTCTTAATGCTAAAGGTGTAAAAGATCAGAAATTAAACTTTAAAATTCAAGTTTCACCACTTGATTGTACAGGTTGTGAGCTTTGCGTGCATGAGTGTCCAACTAAAGAAAAATCTTTAGTAATGGTGCCGCTAGGTGAAGAGCTTGATCATGGTGAACAAGACAATGCGGATTATTTATTCAAAAAAGTAAGCTATAAAGATAATATCTTAAATAGAGAAAATACTAAAGGTATTCAATTTGCGCAGCCTTTATTTGAATTCCATGGTGCGTGTCCAGGTTGTGGGGAAACTCCTTATATCACTTTAATCACGAGATTATTTGGCGAAAGAATGATTATTGCCAATGCGACAGGTTGTAGTTCTATTTATGGTGGCTCAGCTCCTTCGACTCCATATAGAAAAAGCAATAAAAACGGACATGGACCTGCATGGGGTAATTCTTTGTTTGAAGATAATGCAGAGTTTGGTTTGGGTATGAAAATAGCAACTGAAACCACAAGACATAAAATCGAACATATTATGAATGAAAGCATGCAAGAAGTTCCTAATGCACTTTCTGCATTATATAAAGAGTGGATTGCAAATAAAGAAGACTCTAAAATCTCACTAGAATTAAGAGATAAAATAGTACCATTGCTAGAAGAAAATAAACAAATTAAATCAGTGAATGATATCTTAGAATTAAAAAGCTATTTAAGTAAAAAATCACATTGGATTTTTGGTGGTGATGGTTGGGCTTATGATATTGGTTATGGTGGGCTTGATCATGTTTTAGCAAGTGGTGAAAATGTTAACATTTTAGTACTTGATACGGAAGTATATTCAAATACTGGTGGGCAAAGTTCAAAGTCTTCAAGAACAGGATCAGTGGCGCAATTTGCTGCTGCAGGTAAGCCAGTGCAGAAAAAAGACTTAGGTCAAATTGCTATGACTTATGGCTATATTTTTGTAGCTCAAGTAAATTCTAATGCAAATTATGCACAATTGCTAAAAGCAGTAATGGCCGCTGAAGCATATGATGGGCCTTCTTTGATTATTGCTTATTCTCCTTGTATTGCTCATGGTATCAAAGGTGGGCTTGGAAATTCAGGTAATCAAGCAGAACTTGCTACAAAATGTGGATATTGGCCAACTTATATTTACGATCCACGTTTAGAAGCAGAAGGAAAAAATCCTTTAACAATTTCTTCTAAAGAGCCTGATTGGGGTTTATATGAAAACTTTTTAATGAATGAAGTGCGTTATACTTCATTGAAAAAATCTAATCCTGAACAAGCTAAGGAATTTTTCGAAAGAAATAAAGCAGATGCACAACGCCGTTATAGACAACTAAAGCGTTTAGCAAGTGCTGATTTTAGTAACGAAAATTAA
- the mshL gene encoding pilus (MSHA type) biogenesis protein MshL produces the protein MKKIIFLFISFLIYTDVLASECKQRFFDISVESKTSLLEILNELGRECGFSLIIKDELARGKLLHDQNYLHIRKLSLREIFKLLLEENNLAYEYTKNVLKIYGRQVKTFKIHYISSIREGQSITKASVDSRPRQGDYDNAKEADNLVISTDRFDFWEKISEEIQSLLDENSTRPIINTNAGIITLNATPYELERVEKYLSDLNKRLKKQVLIDVSIVAVHLNHSHSSGINWQELAFRLNGDEDDFIINKGGVRNINLKSNIETKAILNLLQENGKTTVLSNPKLMALNNQQAIISIGDTINYQVKESSKGTENGTTISETYNNYSIFVGILLNILPEISDDHKIMLRINPSLSDFKYSVDNHRQNKPRNIAPDTIQKKLSTVVEVDDGQTLILGGLISKNTISNHNEVSALSKIPIFGALFQGKQNLEDTSEIVFIIKPSLIKADKKILSLKDLGFTHEDDMF, from the coding sequence ATGAAAAAAATAATATTTTTATTTATTAGCTTTTTAATTTATACAGATGTTTTAGCAAGTGAATGTAAACAGCGATTTTTTGATATTAGCGTTGAAAGTAAAACTTCTTTACTTGAAATTTTAAATGAATTAGGTAGAGAATGTGGTTTTAGTCTTATTATTAAAGATGAGCTTGCTAGGGGAAAATTACTTCATGATCAAAACTATTTACATATTAGAAAACTCTCTTTAAGAGAAATTTTTAAACTTCTACTAGAAGAAAATAATCTTGCGTATGAATACACTAAAAATGTTCTAAAAATTTATGGAAGACAAGTAAAAACTTTTAAAATTCATTATATTAGCTCCATTCGCGAGGGGCAAAGCATCACCAAGGCTTCAGTGGATTCAAGGCCTAGACAAGGAGATTATGATAATGCAAAAGAGGCGGATAATTTAGTCATTAGTACTGATAGGTTTGATTTTTGGGAAAAAATTTCAGAAGAAATTCAAAGTTTACTTGATGAAAATTCAACCCGACCCATCATCAACACTAATGCAGGAATTATTACTTTAAATGCTACGCCATATGAGCTTGAAAGGGTTGAAAAATATCTTAGTGATTTAAACAAAAGGCTTAAAAAGCAAGTTTTAATTGATGTGAGTATAGTTGCAGTGCATTTAAATCACTCTCATTCAAGTGGGATTAATTGGCAAGAGCTGGCCTTTAGACTAAATGGTGATGAGGATGACTTTATAATCAATAAAGGCGGTGTAAGAAATATTAATCTAAAATCAAATATTGAAACTAAAGCTATTTTAAATTTATTACAAGAAAATGGTAAAACTACTGTGCTTTCTAATCCAAAACTTATGGCGCTTAATAATCAGCAAGCTATTATTTCTATAGGAGATACGATTAATTATCAAGTAAAAGAAAGTTCCAAAGGGACTGAAAATGGCACAACTATTAGTGAAACTTATAATAATTATTCTATTTTTGTCGGCATTTTACTTAATATTTTACCAGAAATTTCAGATGATCATAAAATTATGCTTAGGATTAACCCAAGTTTGAGTGATTTTAAATATAGCGTTGATAATCATCGTCAAAATAAGCCAAGAAATATTGCGCCTGATACTATACAAAAAAAGCTTTCAACCGTTGTTGAAGTTGATGATGGGCAAACTTTGATTTTGGGCGGATTAATTAGTAAAAATACCATTAGTAATCATAACGAAGTAAGCGCTTTGTCTAAAATTCCAATTTTTGGTGCTTTGTTTCAAGGAAAACAAAATTTAGAAGATACCAGTGAAATAGTGTTTATTATCAAACCAAGTTTGATAAAAGCAGATAAAAAAATACTTAGCTTGAAAGATTTGGGATTTACGCATGAAGATGATATGTTTTAG
- a CDS encoding CDC27 family protein, which translates to MKMICFSLFIYLSFVNAMDIQNESFEQNVFYEKFIHHPSYENALNLAKFFYQNKDYNKAIFWAIEANDFELLEKDAWLIFINAKLKLGKHQDALKAKKEYEKLLGYEN; encoded by the coding sequence ATGAAGATGATATGTTTTAGCCTTTTTATTTATTTGTCCTTTGTGAATGCAATGGATATTCAAAATGAAAGTTTTGAGCAAAATGTTTTTTATGAAAAATTTATTCATCATCCAAGTTATGAGAACGCTTTAAATTTGGCTAAGTTTTTCTATCAAAATAAAGATTATAATAAGGCTATTTTTTGGGCTATAGAGGCAAATGACTTTGAGCTTTTGGAAAAAGATGCATGGTTGATATTTATCAATGCTAAATTAAAACTAGGAAAACATCAAGATGCTCTAAAAGCTAAAAAAGAGTATGAAAAACTTCTAGGATATGAAAATTGA
- a CDS encoding GspE/PulE family protein, giving the protein MNYAIVEQDFKLLDESTLRQIALENQMSYLDLHENMELEKYLNILPLSLIEQYQILCFKEDEESVSIASFKPLEEEVLEKIQNLHRLKIIKIHLCVFTLFQFFLEKVKFLIKFQNYLDRLELHLSKDENQDEILLEQFLELILSYACFLKASDIHLEPLENKALIRYRIDGNLAKILDFDLRSFQALLTHIKIVALLNVAEQRQAQDGSFSKILLEQKYDFRISIMPLLYGQGVVFRILKQDEQQFKLDQLLIAKDRLLRLKTYIKAPYGLVLFCGPTGSGKSTFMHAILNEIDRDKKIITLEDPIEYKLQHAQQILLNSKADFDFHKALRAVLRQDPDVIMVGEIRDEESLDIVLKASLSGHLVLSTLHTNSALEAVYRMKHMGAKEYLIAYSLNLIIAQRLLRKLCECKEASFETFCFQNQTIKGMFYRPKGCAKCMYSGYKGRLMVAEFLFLDQNIKSMIENNSSYEGILQYALENGFVGLGFDALEKAKCGLISIEELKKTSI; this is encoded by the coding sequence TTGAATTATGCTATAGTTGAACAAGATTTTAAACTTTTAGATGAATCTACTTTAAGGCAAATAGCACTAGAAAATCAAATGTCTTATCTAGATTTACATGAAAATATGGAATTAGAAAAATACCTTAACATCTTGCCTCTTTCATTAATAGAGCAATATCAAATATTATGCTTTAAAGAAGATGAAGAAAGTGTTAGTATAGCTTCTTTTAAGCCTTTGGAAGAAGAAGTTTTGGAAAAAATACAAAATTTACATCGTTTGAAAATTATCAAAATACATCTTTGTGTTTTTACACTTTTTCAATTTTTTCTAGAAAAAGTGAAATTTTTAATCAAATTTCAAAACTATCTTGATCGCTTAGAGCTTCATTTAAGCAAAGATGAAAATCAAGATGAGATTTTATTAGAGCAGTTTTTGGAACTAATTTTATCTTATGCGTGTTTTTTAAAAGCAAGTGATATTCATTTAGAGCCTTTAGAAAATAAAGCCTTAATAAGATATAGAATAGATGGAAATCTAGCCAAAATACTTGATTTTGATTTACGATCTTTTCAAGCTTTGTTGACTCATATAAAGATTGTTGCTTTGTTGAATGTAGCCGAACAAAGACAAGCACAAGATGGAAGCTTTAGTAAGATATTGTTAGAACAAAAGTATGATTTTAGAATTTCTATTATGCCTTTATTATATGGACAGGGGGTTGTTTTTAGGATTTTAAAGCAAGATGAACAACAATTTAAATTAGATCAGTTGTTGATCGCAAAAGATCGGTTGCTTCGATTAAAAACGTATATAAAAGCTCCTTATGGTTTGGTTTTATTTTGTGGACCTACAGGAAGTGGTAAAAGTACTTTTATGCATGCTATTTTAAATGAAATTGATCGCGATAAGAAAATTATCACTCTAGAAGATCCTATAGAGTATAAACTTCAGCACGCCCAGCAAATTCTTTTAAATTCTAAGGCGGATTTTGATTTTCATAAGGCATTAAGGGCGGTTTTAAGACAAGATCCTGATGTGATCATGGTGGGTGAAATCCGAGATGAGGAAAGTTTAGATATAGTTTTAAAAGCCTCTTTGAGTGGGCACTTGGTGTTAAGTACTTTGCATACTAACAGTGCTTTGGAAGCAGTTTATAGAATGAAACATATGGGTGCAAAAGAATACTTAATCGCTTATTCTCTTAATTTGATCATAGCACAGCGTTTACTTAGAAAGCTTTGTGAATGTAAAGAAGCTAGTTTTGAAACATTTTGCTTTCAAAATCAAACTATAAAAGGAATGTTTTATAGGCCAAAGGGATGTGCTAAATGCATGTATAGCGGCTATAAGGGTCGCTTAATGGTGGCAGAGTTTTTGTTTTTAGATCAAAATATCAAAAGTATGATAGAAAATAACTCAAGCTATGAAGGTATTTTGCAATATGCTTTAGAGAATGGTTTTGTTGGTTTAGGTTTTGATGCTTTAGAAAAGGCAAAATGCGGTTTAATAAGCATAGAAGAATTAAAAAAGACAAGTATTTGA